From Malassezia restricta chromosome VIII, complete sequence, the proteins below share one genomic window:
- a CDS encoding cytochrome c heme-lyase yields the protein MGAAPSMDAARPCNNQDAVKALLLYHHHLALQKSPAKDQRATCPVPHGPRGAMGPASDAPLNPLNNMPALSQDRAHTQKMELSRERVVSSIPRAKTSAAPGDSPYGAPQCPIPHDQRSAPRREGASCPVSHEKGDETPGYWEYPSPQQFYNALVRKGWETPEEHVDMMVLIHNFLNERAWQEIVDWEAMAGSDVSQLQLARFQGRPGTLSPRARMFMWLAWLFPDKFSSEPPFDRHDWIVRRGPTEAYPEGEEVRYIIDYYSSEEDDDPNSNEANFNLDVRPAITNLSMVQLRWKKLRQEYESGALLAPFRSAPPPTPPSA from the coding sequence ATGGGCGCAGCACCGTCGatggatgcagcgcgtccaTGCAACAACCAGGACGCCGTCAAAGCACTTTTGCTatatcatcatcatctCGCTCTGCAAAAGTCTCCTGCCAAAGATCAGCGTGCGACGTGTCCGGTGCCTCATGGACCGCGCGGTGCTATGGGCCCGGCGTCTGACGCGCCGTTGAACCCACTCAACAACATGCCTGCCTTGTCGCAGGACCGCGCTCATACACAAAAAATGGAGCTTTCGCGTGAGCGCGTAGTATCCTCTATCCCACGTGCGAAGACATCAGCGGCCCCAGGCGACTCGCCGTACGGCGCCCCGCAATGCCCCATCCCACATGACCAGCGaagtgcgccgcgtcgtgagGGTGCATCGTGCCCTGTATCGCATGAAAAGGGCGATGAAACGCCTGGATACTGGGAGTATCCATCGCCGCAGCAGTTTTACAATGCCCTCGTGCGCAAGGGCTGGGAGACGCCTGAAGAGCACGTGGATATGATGGTGCTAATCCACAACTTTTTGAACGAGCGCGCATGGCAGGAGATTGTGGACTGGGAAGCCATGGCGGGTAGTGATGTGTCGCAGCTCCAGCTGGCGCGCTTCCAGGGCCGGCCCGGCACACTCAGTCCGCGTGCTCGCATGTTTATGTGGCTAGCATGGCTGTTCCCGGACAAATTCAGCTCTGAGCCGCCCTTCGACCGGCATGACTGGATTGTGCGTCGTGGTCCGACCGAGGCCTATCCTGAGGGCGAGGAAGTTCGCTACATTATTGACTACTACTCGTCggaagaagacgatgaTCCCAACAGCAACGAGGCGAACTTTAACCTCGATGTGCGCCCTGCCATTACCAACCTGTCTATGGTGCAACTGCGCTGGAAAAAGCTGCGGCAAGAGTATGAGTCGGGTGCGTTGCTTGCGCCGTTCCGTagtgcgccgccaccgacgccgcccTCTGCTTAG
- a CDS encoding arabinose-5-phosphate isomerase gives MMQAEVDDGAASVDVAHAVLLHEAQAMARLSDKFSQNRLAMQRAVHATRAARGKLVLVGVGKSGLIARKIASTLTSLGTLACFLHPVEALHGDIGVVQPGEDVIMALSYSGESPELLTFMQLPQSQRCVRIVMSANPRGRLVPLGDIWLDCGSSIEVTDAASGPFSTSSSEACPYIPAPTTSTTTMLALGDAFSMALTHAKGIQCQTFFANHPGGNLGQVFPMQQRLSKN, from the coding sequence ATGATGCAGGCcgaggtcgacgacggcgcggcCTCTGTCGATGTGGCTCACGCTGTGCTTTTGCATGAAGCACAGGCGATGGCCAGGCTATCGGACAAGTTTTCGCAGAATCGCTTGGCCATGCAACGCGCTGTGCACGCCACGCGTGCGGCTCGGGGCAAGCTGGTCTTGGTGGGCGTGGGCAAAAGTGGTCTGATAGCCCGCAAAATTGCGTCGACGCTCACATCTCTCGGCACGCTGGCGTGTTTTTTGCACcccgtcgaggcgctgcatggcgatattggcgtcgtgcagccGGGCGAGGATGTGATTATGGCTCTTTCGTATTCGGGTGAATCGCCTGAGCTCCTGACGTTTATGCAGCTGCCGCAGTCTCAGCGGTGCGTGCGTATTGTCATGTCGGCGAATCCCAGAGGGCGACTGGTACCGCTGGGCGACATTTGGCTGGATTGTGGCTCTTCGATCGAGGTGACTGACGCGGCCTCCGGGCCGTTTTCtacctcgtcgagcgaggCATGCCCTTATATAccggcgccgacgacgagtacgacgacgatgctgGCTCTGGGTGATGCGTTCTCGATGGCACtcacgcatgccaaggGTATTCAGTGCCAGACGTTTTTTGCGAACCATCCGGGCGGGAATTTGGGCCAGGTGTTCCCCATGCAACAGCGTCTATCGAAAAACTAG
- a CDS encoding YTH domain family protein, producing the protein MTRRAPEPGQWRAPGQRQAEYADDAAHASATPSPHLSVPNSETSDTPTSQTRTQSVSALPDVWRSQLSLSSALSSITQEAVSLHPGTSSVPRHSAPHVLLTHDTSPRSFSSAHSSPLHGTQRRASYAHDPLGQRRGSDTFSASGAGAASSLWSPIDDPKLAYRRSTLHIGDVIPSIAPGPWPRRMSSRRMSWDDAEPPVDVEPPVPMPPPQPRPPSPWFYLDPFSQYRPLPMTWPMPERAFVIKSFTAIDVQLSVTHGVWTSTEKGNHRLNKAWMRSSQRGPIYLFFSVNGSGRFCGVAQMVSGLDYTQSSNIWAEGDRWKGLFHVHWLILKDIPNARLRHMTLLNTAERKPITQSRDTQELLPEAATELLHIFQTHQSVSSLFAEQDHLPP; encoded by the coding sequence ATGACACGCCGTGCGCCAGAGCCTGGGCAGTGGCGTGCGCCCGGTCAGAGACAAGCAGAGTatgccgacgacgcagcgcatgccTCCGCGACGCCATCTCCGCACCTCTCTGTGCCGAATAGCGAGACGTCAGACACACCCACGAGCcagacgcgcacgcagaGCGTGTCTGCCCTGCCGGACGTCTGGCGCTCACAGCTGTCTCTCTCTTCAGCGCTGTCGAGTATCACGCAGGAAGCAGTGTCGCTGCACCCAGGCACGTCCAGTGTGCCCCGGCACAGTGCGCCGCACGTCCTGCTGACGCATGACACATCGCCGCGGTCATTTTCGTCCGCTCACTCGTCGCCCCTgcacggcacgcagcgccgcgcctcgtaTGCGCACGACCCGCTGgggcagcgccgcggcagcgaTACATTCAGCGCCTCAGGCGCAGGGGCTGCGTCCTCGCTGTGGTCACCGATCGACGACCCGAAACTGGCGTACCGGCGCAGCACACTTCACATCGGCGACGTCATCCCATCCATCGCACCAGGGCCctggccgcggcgcatgtcaTCGCGACGCATGTCGTGGGACGACGCCGAGCCGCCCGTAGACGTCGagccgcccgtgccgatGCCACCGCCCCAGCCGAGGCCCCCGTCGCCCTGGTTCTACCTCGATCCCTTTTCGCAATACCGCCCGCTGCCGATGACTTGGCCAATGCCCGAGCGGGCCTTTGTGATCAAGAGCTTTACCGCCATTGACGTCCAGCTATCCGTCACGCACGGCGTATGGACGAGCACGGAAAAGGGGAACCACCGCCTCAACAAGGCCTGGATGCGGAGCAGCCAGCGCGGCCCCATCTATCTCTTCTTCTCAGTCAACGGCAGCGGCCGATTCTGCGGCGTGGCACAAATGGTATCTGGACTAGACTACACACAAAGCAGCAATATCTGGGCAGAGGGCGACCGCTGGAAGGGGCTCTTCCACGTACACTGGCTCATACTCAAAGACATTCCCAATGCACGGCTGCGGCACATGACGCTCCTGAATACGGCAGAGCGGAAACCTATTACACAAAGCCGCGACACACAAGAACTGCTGCCAGAGGCGGCGAcagagctgctgcacatATTTCAAACGCACCAGAGTGTCTCATCGCTTTTTGCCGAGCAAGATCATCTGCCGCCCTAG